In one window of Pseudochaenichthys georgianus chromosome 5, fPseGeo1.2, whole genome shotgun sequence DNA:
- the LOC117446414 gene encoding P2Y purinoceptor 1-like: MHFSFVLHKFLREPAGSCVFIQWKLNDMEILSRVGTQEMSGNNTTAPCERIDLDFTHTFLPSAFVTVFVVGTLSNIWGLRSLCNSWNNIGNINIFMFNLGVADLLYLFTLPFLVHYYMRESKWEFGQPFCKVTRFCFNLNLYGSIGFLTCISIYRYLGIVHPMRVMGRISSRHSLAVSALVWLLVIIQILPDMFFDKNVLTSINSCYDTTSDELIETYLPYSVGWTVTGFAIPLVIILLCYGHVVVVLAKKSSNVNPVLKQRCVKLVVVLVILFSVCFIPYHVFRNVNLKIRILKQSGDCHASFRNIYIAHQVGRFLASLNSVINPLIYIVGNDDFLMRIRRVSNRARMSLAGLTGAARYRRPILDAQFFTQDTNP, encoded by the coding sequence atgcacttcagttttgttttGCACAAGTTTCTGCGAGAGCCGGCTGGCAGCTGTGTTTTTATCCAGTGGAAGTTGAATGATATGGAGATTCTTTCGCGAGTGGGGACTCAGGAGATGTCTGGGAACAACACGACGGCCCCCTGCGAGCGCATCGACCTAGATTTTACGCACACCTTCCTGCCGTCCGCGTTCGTCACGGTGTTCGTGGTTGGGACGCTGTCCAACATCTGGGGACTAAGAAGCCTGTGCAACAGCTGGAACAACATCGGGAACATTAACATCTTCATGTTCAACCTGGGGGTCGCGGACCTTCTGTACCTGTTCACCCTGCCTTTCCTCGTGCACTATTACATGCGCGAGAGCAAATGGGAGTTCGGCCAGCCTTTCTGCAAGGTGACCCGCTTCTGCTTTAACCTCAACCTGTACGGCAGCATCGGCTTCCTCACCTGCATCAGCATCTACAGGTACCTGGGCATCGTGCACCCCATGCGGGTGATGGGGAGGATCAGCAGCCGACACTCGCTGGCCGTCAGCGCGCTGGTCTGGCTGCTGGTCATCATCCAGATCCTCCCTGATATGTTTTTCGACAAGAATGTTCTAACATCCATAAACTCATGTTATGACACCACCTCTGACGAGCTGATCGAAACATACCTGCCCTACAGCGTCGGCTGGACCGTCACAGGGTTCGCCATCCCGCTGGTGATCATTCTGCTCTGCTACGGACACGTTGTTGTGGTTCTCGCAAAAAAATCATCCAACGTCAACCCTGTGCTGAAGCAGCGGTGTGTAAAACTGGTGGTGGTTCTGGTGATTCTGTTCTCCGTCTGTTTCATCCCTTACCATGTCTTTCGGAATGTTAACCTGAAAATCAGAATTTTGAAACAGAGTGGGGATTGCCACGCCAGTTTCCGAAACATCTACATCGCACATCAAGTGGGCAGATTCCTGGCTAGTCTGAACAGCGTCATAAACCCGCTGATCTACATCGTGGGGAATGATGACTTCCTAATGAGGATCCGCCGGGTCAGTAACCGGGCCCGGATGTCTCTGGCCGGTCTGACAGGAGCTGCGCGTTACCGTAGACCGATTTTAGACGCACAATTCTTCACGCAAGATACAAATCCGTGA